A genomic segment from Centroberyx gerrardi isolate f3 chromosome 22, fCenGer3.hap1.cur.20231027, whole genome shotgun sequence encodes:
- the vill gene encoding advillin isoform X1 yields MADENIDAFRSVSRKPGLQIWTINRMEMVPVPAQGFGNFFEGDCYIVLYISQNQNSSADIHYWIGNSSSQDEQGAAAIFVTQLDEYLGGSPVQHREVQGSESSRFRSYFKNGLIYKKGGVASGFHHVETNVYNILRLLHVKGRKHVTATEVEVSWNSFNNGDIFLLDMGKAIVQWNGPQSNRREKLKAVLLAQDIRDRERGGRAQIGVVEGGDEEDSPELMKVMRAVLGQRTGPLKEAVPDDKPDLAQNSNVRLYNVSDNSGKLVVQEVATQPLTQDLLRSSDCYIVDQGGSSVLVWKGKQASKEERRSALSRAVGFIKAKNYPSSTNVEVMSEGGESAMFKHLFKSWTENDQTQGLGTAYTMGKIAKVDQVKFDVMELHARPELAAQQRMVDDASGDVQVWRIEDLELAEVNPSTYGQFYGGDCYLVLYTYQRSNKQQYILYMWQGRHATQDEITACAYQAVNVDNKYNGAPVQVRVIMGKEPRHFLAIFKGKLIIFEGGTGRPGVVNPEPGARLFQVRGTHELNTKATEVPARASSLNTNDVFLLKTDRLCYLWYGKGCSGDERVMGKAISDALSKQDKQVVMEGQEPAEFWVALGGKAPYASDKRLQKEEPPHSARLFECSNQTGRFRMAEVDDFAQSDLDEEDVMLLDTWEEIFLWIGNAANQYETKEACNSALGYLRTHPAGRDPDTPIISVKQGYEPPTFTGWFNAWDPHKWSGGNSYEEMKKKLGDAASLSQISVDMNNTNLSKSPVGLGPGGGGYRAPGGPMTPPPVYKLHGGDRSPRSPRPSSPSSPASQRAQSSLSMALSPSFGGPPSPSSGGTVSPSFGVTRSPSPGGTMSPSAGGTMSPSAGGSQLYLDPELLINKAPSELPQGVDPSQKEDYLSDVDFENLLGTSRPDYQRLPKWRQNDLKKQAGLF; encoded by the exons ATGGCTGATGAAAACATAGATGCATTTAGAAGTGTCAGCCGGAAGCCAGGCCTGCAGATATGGACCATCAAT CGCATGGAGATGGTGCCAGTTCCAGCCCAAGGCTTTGGCAACTTCTTTGAGGGAGATTGCTACATTGTGCTTTAT ATAAGTCAGAACCAGAACTCGTCAGCTGACATCCACTACTGGATAGGAAACTCCTCCTCTCAGGATGAGCAGGGTGCGGCGGCCATCTTTGTCACCCAGCTGGATGAATACCTGGGTGGCAGTCCCGTCCAGCACAGGGAGGTGCAGGGCAGCGAGTCGTCCCGCTTCAGGAGCTACTTCAAAAATGGCTTAAT CTACAAGAAGGGTGGAGTGGCTTCAGGTTTCCACCACGTCGAGACGAACGTCTACAACATTCTGCGGTTGCTGCATGTCAAAGGGAGGAAACATGTCACTGCGACAGAG gtggaGGTATCCTGGAACAGCTTTAACAATGGTGATATCTTCCTGCTGGATATGGGCAAAGCCATAGTGCAGTGGAACGGCCCCCAGagcaacaggagagagaagctCAAG GCAGTCCTGTTGGCCCAGGACATccgggacagggagagaggtggtCGTGCTCAGAtcggggtggtggagggaggagatgaggaagacTCACCGGAGCTGATGAAGGTCATGAGGGCGGTGCTAGGCCAGAGAACTGGGCCGCTGAAGGAGGCCGTTCCTGATGACAAACCTGACCTGGCACAGAACAGCAACGTCAGGCTCTACAA TGTGTCCGATAACAGCGGGAAGCTAGTGGTTCAAGAGGTGGCCACCCAGCCTCTAACTCAGGACCTGCTGCGCTCCTCT gACTGTTATATTGTGGATCAGGGAGGCTCCAGTGTGCTGGTGTGGAAGGGCAAGCAGGCCTCCAAGGAAGAGCGGCGCTCCGCTCTGAGCAGGGCAGTG GGCTTCATCAAGGCCAAGAACTACCCATCCAGCACCAATGTGGAGGTGatgagtgagggaggagagtcagCCATGTTTAAGCACCTGTTCAAGTCCTGGACAGAGAATGACCAAACTCAGGGTCTGGGTACTGCCTACACCATGGGGAAGATAG CTAAGGTAGACCAGGTGAAGTTTGATGTGATGGAACTCCATGCACGTCCTGAACTGGCAGCTCAGCAGCGCATGGTGGATGACGCTTCTGGAGATGTTCAG GTGTGGCGCATTGAGGACTTGGAGCTGGCTGAGGTAAACCCCAGTACTTATGGACAGTTCTATGGAGGAGACTGCTACTTGGTGCTGTACACATACCAGAGATCAAACAAGCAGCAATACATACTCTACATGTGGCAG GGCCGCCATGCCACTCAAGACGAGATCACAGCATGTGCCTACCAGGCTGTCAATGTTGACAACAAGTACAATGGGGCGCCTGTCCAGGTCAGGGTGATCATGGGAAAGGAGCCTCGCCATTTCCTGGCTATTTTCAAAGGCAAACTCATCATCTTCGAG GGTGGCACAGGCCGACCCGGGGTGGTGAACCCTGAACCGGGTGCCAGGCTCTTCCAGGTGAGAGGGACCCATGAGTTGAACACCAAGGCCACTGAGGTGCCGGCGAGGGCCTCGTCTCTCAACACCAACGATGTCTTCCTGCTGAAGACTGACCGCCTGTGCTACCTGTGGTATGGAAAG GGCTGCAGTGGTGATGAGCGGGTGATGGGGAAAGCAATATCTGATGCGCTCTCCAAGCAGGACAAGCAGGTGGTGATGGAGGGCCAGGAGCCAGCTGAATTCTGGGTAGCGCTGGGAGGAAAGGCCCCCTACGCCAGTGACAAGAG ACTGCAGAAGGAGGAGCCTCCCCACAGTGCCCGGCTGTTTGAATGCTCCAATCAGACAGGTCGGTTTCGAATGGCAGAGGTGGATGACTTTGCCCAGAGTGACCTGGACGAGGAGGATGTCATGCTCCTGGACACctgggaggag ATTTTCTTGTGGATTGGAAACGCAGCCAACCAATACGAGACCAAGGAGGCGTGCAACAGTGCACTGGGGTACCTCAGGACCCACCCAGCGGGCCGGGACCCTGACACACCCATCATCTCTGTCAAACAGGGATATGAGCCGCCCACCTTCACTGGCTGGTTCAACGCATGGGACCCACATAAGTGGAGT GGAGGAAACTCCTAtgaggagatgaaaaaaaagctGGGTGATGCAGCATCTCTCTCACAGATCTCTGTA GACATGAACAACACAAATCTGAGTAAGAGTCCTGTTGGACTTGGACCAGGTGGAGGTGGTTACCGAGCCCCAGGGGGCCCTATGACCCCCCCTCCGGTCTATAAGCTGCACGGTGGGGACCGGTCCCCCAGGTCCCCCAGGCCCTCCAGTCCCTCTAGCCCAGCCAGCCAGAGAGCCCAGTCTTCTCTGTCTATGGCCCTGTCCCCCTCGTTCGGGGGCCCTCCGTCTCCCTCATCTGGAGGCACCGTGTCCCCCTCGTTCGGGGTCACTCGGTCTCCCTCACCTGGAGGCACCATGTCCCCCTCTGCTGGAGGCACCATGTCCCCCTCTGCTGGAGGCTCCCAGCTCTATCTGGACCCAGAGCTGCTCATCAACAAGGCTCCCAGTGAGCTGCCTCAGGGAGTGGACCCCAGCCAGAAAGAG GACTACCTGTCTGATGTGGATTTTGAGAACCTGCTTGGTACGAGCCGCCCAGATTACCAGCGCCTGCCAAAGTGGCGGCAGAATGACTTGAAGAAACAGGCAGGACTTTTCTGA
- the plcd1a gene encoding 1-phosphatidylinositol 4,5-bisphosphate phosphodiesterase delta-1a isoform X2, with translation MERNGTAGKHGLEGDADLQFLLVGGDLVKIRSNSWQKSRFYKLQEDCKTLWHESHKTFKSSQTFSIDDIDSVRKGRQSEGLHKYTEPSVEDRCFSIIFKGRKKILDLMAANGDEAKQWVNGLEKIISNMRNLSRQQKSEHWIFNCMRKADKNEDNKMTLKELKHFLRQINVEVDDTYAEELFNKCDKSHSSSLEGSEIKHFYDLLTHREEIDVIYGKYAQTSGQMSVRDLLNFLLNEQREQVTMEDALRLIEKYELDETAKQKKHMTKDGFLMYMHQEEGSILNPAHKEVYQDMSQPLNHYYISSSHNTYLMEDQLKGPSSIEAYIRALMKSCRCVELDCWDGANGEPVIYHGYTLTSKVLFKDVIKAIKEYAFKTSEYPVILSLENHCSVEQQKLMAQHMSSILGSALITQPLGDTMPTNFPSPEALKGRFLIKGKRLNKLDAAFNSNSTIEDDSVSEEDEAADSKENGQKAKAKKSKIKLAKELSNMVIYCKSVHFSGFEHAKDSQAFYEMSSFKESKALNLAETSATAYIHHNMDKLSRIYPAGSRTDSSNYNPMPMWNTGCQIVALNFQTPSKEMDLNQGRFLPNGKCGYVLKPQFQRDLASQFDPVTLSKGPWLKRKTFHVMVISAQQLPKLNKDKHKSIVDPLVRVEICGVPADTNSKETEYIDNNGFNPMWNETFQFDIHVPELVMVRFVVEDYDSTSQNDLVGQYCMPLTSLQNGYRHVPLLTKRGDVICSAGLFVHLMLLEAQ, from the exons ATGGAACGAAACGGCACAGCTGGAAAACACG GTTTGGAGGGCGATGCGGATCTACAGTTCCTGCTGGTGGGCGGGGACCTGGTCAAGATTCGCTCCAACTCCTGGCAGAAGAGCCGCTTCTACAAACTGCAGGAAGACTGCAAGACCTTGTGGCACGAGTCCCACAAGACGTTCAAGAGCAGCCAGACCT TCTCCATCGATGACATCGATTCAGTGCGCAAGGGCCGTCAGTCCGAGGGCCTTCATAAATACACAGAGCCCAGCGTCGAGGACCGGTGCTTCTCCATCATCTTTAAGGGCCGCAAGAAGATCCTCGACCTGATGGCAGCCAATGGTGACGAGGCAAAGCAGTGGGTCAACGGCCTGGAGAAGATCATCAGCAACATGCGCAACCTCAGCCGCCAGCAGAAGAGTGAGCA CTGGATCTTCAACTGCATGCGGAAAGCAGACAAGAATGAGGACAACAAGATGACTCTGAAGGAGCTGAAGCACTTCTTGCGACAGATCAACGTTGAGGTGGACGACACGTACGCAGAGGAGCTTTTCAAC AAATGTGACAAGTCCCACTCCAGCTCTCTGGAAGGCTCGGAGATCAAGCACTTCTACGACCTGCTGACGCACCGGGAGGAGATAGACGTCATCTATGGGAAGTACGCTCAAACGTCGGGTCAGATGAGCGTCAGGGACCTGCTGAACTTCCTGCTGAATGAGCAGAGGGAGCAGGTGACCATGGAGGACGCTCTCAGGCTGATCGAAAAGTACGAGCTGGATGAAACAG CTAAGCAGAAGAAGCACATGACCAAAGATGGCTTCCTGATGTACATGCACCAGGAGGAGGGTTCCATCCTCAACCCGGCCCATAAGGAGGTGTATCAGGACATGAGCCAGCCCCTCAACCACTACTACATCTCCTCCTCACACAACACTTACCTGATGGAAGACCAACTCAAAGGGCCCAGCAGCATCGAGGCCTATATACG AGCCTTGATGAAGAGCTGCCGCTGCGTGGAGCTGGACTGTTGGGACGGCGCTAATGGAGAGCCTGTTATCTACCACGGCTACACACTCACATCCAAAGTGCTCTTCAAAGACGTCATCAAGGCCATCAAAGAATATGCCTTCAAA aCCTCAGAGTACCCAGTCATCCTCTCCCTGGAGAACCACTGCAGCGTGGAGCAGCAGAAGCTGATGGCCCAGCACATGAGCTCCATCCTGGGCAGCGCTTTGATCACGCAGCCCCTGGGGGACACCATGCCCACCAACTTCCCCTCGCCTGAG gcgCTGAAGGGGCGATTCCTAATCAAGGGGAAACGGTTGAACAAACTGGATGCTGCCTTCAACAGCAACAGCACTATAGAGGATGACAGCGTGTCTGAGGAGGACGAGGCTGCAGATTCTAAGGAGAATGGACAGAAAGCCAAGGCTAAG AAATCGAAGATCAAGCTTGCCAAAGAACTCTCCAACATGGTCATCTACTGCAAGAGTGTCCATTTTAGTGGCTTTGAACATGCTAAGGACAGCCAGGCCTTCTACGAGATGTCCTCCTTTAAGGAGAGTAAAGCGCTCAACCTGGCTGAGACCTCAG CCACGGCCTACATCCACCACAACATGGACAAGCTCAGTAGGATTTACCCAGCCGGCTCCAGAACCGACTCCTCCAACTACAACCCCATGCCCATGTGGAACACCGGCTGCCAGATAG TGGCGCTGAACTTCCAGACCCCCTCCAAAGAGATGGACCTGAACCAGGGCCGGTTTCTGCCCAACGGCAAGTGTGGCTACGTTCTGAAACCGCAGTTCCAGAGAGACCTGGCCTCTCAGTTTGATCCCGTCACACTTTCCAAGGGGCCCTGGCTGAAGAGGAAGACCTTTCATGTGATG GTGATCTCAGCTCAGCAGTTACCTAAACTGAACAAGGACAAGCACAAATCCATCGTTGACCCCCTGGTTAGAGTGGAGATCTGTGGAGTTCCAGCAGACACTaacagcaaggagacagagtaCATTGACAACAATG GGTTCAACCCCATGTGGAATGAGACCTTCCAGTTTGACATCCACGTCCCGGAGCTGGTCATGGTGCGATTTGTGGTGGAGGACTATGACTCGACATCCCAGAATGATCTCGTAGGGCAGTACTGTATGCCGCTCACCAGCCTACAGAACG GATATCGCCACGTCCCCCTGCTCACCAAGAGAGGCGACGTTATCTGCTCCGCTGGACTGTTTGTGCACCTCATGCTCCTGGAAGCCCAGTAG
- the vill gene encoding advillin isoform X2, which yields MADENIDAFRSVSRKPGLQIWTINRMEMVPVPAQGFGNFFEGDCYIVLYISQNQNSSADIHYWIGNSSSQDEQGAAAIFVTQLDEYLGGSPVQHREVQGSESSRFRSYFKNGLIYKKGGVASGFHHVETNVYNILRLLHVKGRKHVTATEVEVSWNSFNNGDIFLLDMGKAIVQWNGPQSNRREKLKAVLLAQDIRDRERGGRAQIGVVEGGDEEDSPELMKVMRAVLGQRTGPLKEAVPDDKPDLAQNSNVRLYNVSDNSGKLVVQEVATQPLTQDLLRSSDCYIVDQGGSSVLVWKGKQASKEERRSALSRAVGFIKAKNYPSSTNVEVMSEGGESAMFKHLFKSWTENDQTQGLGTAYTMGKIAKVDQVKFDVMELHARPELAAQQRMVDDASGDVQVWRIEDLELAEVNPSTYGQFYGGDCYLVLYTYQRSNKQQYILYMWQGRHATQDEITACAYQAVNVDNKYNGAPVQVRVIMGKEPRHFLAIFKGKLIIFEGGTGRPGVVNPEPGARLFQVRGTHELNTKATEVPARASSLNTNDVFLLKTDRLCYLWYGKGCSGDERVMGKAISDALSKQDKQVVMEGQEPAEFWVALGGKAPYASDKRLQKEEPPHSARLFECSNQTGRFRMAEVDDFAQSDLDEEDVMLLDTWEEIFLWIGNAANQYETKEACNSALGYLRTHPAGRDPDTPIISVKQGYEPPTFTGWFNAWDPHKWSDMNNTNLSKSPVGLGPGGGGYRAPGGPMTPPPVYKLHGGDRSPRSPRPSSPSSPASQRAQSSLSMALSPSFGGPPSPSSGGTVSPSFGVTRSPSPGGTMSPSAGGTMSPSAGGSQLYLDPELLINKAPSELPQGVDPSQKEDYLSDVDFENLLGTSRPDYQRLPKWRQNDLKKQAGLF from the exons ATGGCTGATGAAAACATAGATGCATTTAGAAGTGTCAGCCGGAAGCCAGGCCTGCAGATATGGACCATCAAT CGCATGGAGATGGTGCCAGTTCCAGCCCAAGGCTTTGGCAACTTCTTTGAGGGAGATTGCTACATTGTGCTTTAT ATAAGTCAGAACCAGAACTCGTCAGCTGACATCCACTACTGGATAGGAAACTCCTCCTCTCAGGATGAGCAGGGTGCGGCGGCCATCTTTGTCACCCAGCTGGATGAATACCTGGGTGGCAGTCCCGTCCAGCACAGGGAGGTGCAGGGCAGCGAGTCGTCCCGCTTCAGGAGCTACTTCAAAAATGGCTTAAT CTACAAGAAGGGTGGAGTGGCTTCAGGTTTCCACCACGTCGAGACGAACGTCTACAACATTCTGCGGTTGCTGCATGTCAAAGGGAGGAAACATGTCACTGCGACAGAG gtggaGGTATCCTGGAACAGCTTTAACAATGGTGATATCTTCCTGCTGGATATGGGCAAAGCCATAGTGCAGTGGAACGGCCCCCAGagcaacaggagagagaagctCAAG GCAGTCCTGTTGGCCCAGGACATccgggacagggagagaggtggtCGTGCTCAGAtcggggtggtggagggaggagatgaggaagacTCACCGGAGCTGATGAAGGTCATGAGGGCGGTGCTAGGCCAGAGAACTGGGCCGCTGAAGGAGGCCGTTCCTGATGACAAACCTGACCTGGCACAGAACAGCAACGTCAGGCTCTACAA TGTGTCCGATAACAGCGGGAAGCTAGTGGTTCAAGAGGTGGCCACCCAGCCTCTAACTCAGGACCTGCTGCGCTCCTCT gACTGTTATATTGTGGATCAGGGAGGCTCCAGTGTGCTGGTGTGGAAGGGCAAGCAGGCCTCCAAGGAAGAGCGGCGCTCCGCTCTGAGCAGGGCAGTG GGCTTCATCAAGGCCAAGAACTACCCATCCAGCACCAATGTGGAGGTGatgagtgagggaggagagtcagCCATGTTTAAGCACCTGTTCAAGTCCTGGACAGAGAATGACCAAACTCAGGGTCTGGGTACTGCCTACACCATGGGGAAGATAG CTAAGGTAGACCAGGTGAAGTTTGATGTGATGGAACTCCATGCACGTCCTGAACTGGCAGCTCAGCAGCGCATGGTGGATGACGCTTCTGGAGATGTTCAG GTGTGGCGCATTGAGGACTTGGAGCTGGCTGAGGTAAACCCCAGTACTTATGGACAGTTCTATGGAGGAGACTGCTACTTGGTGCTGTACACATACCAGAGATCAAACAAGCAGCAATACATACTCTACATGTGGCAG GGCCGCCATGCCACTCAAGACGAGATCACAGCATGTGCCTACCAGGCTGTCAATGTTGACAACAAGTACAATGGGGCGCCTGTCCAGGTCAGGGTGATCATGGGAAAGGAGCCTCGCCATTTCCTGGCTATTTTCAAAGGCAAACTCATCATCTTCGAG GGTGGCACAGGCCGACCCGGGGTGGTGAACCCTGAACCGGGTGCCAGGCTCTTCCAGGTGAGAGGGACCCATGAGTTGAACACCAAGGCCACTGAGGTGCCGGCGAGGGCCTCGTCTCTCAACACCAACGATGTCTTCCTGCTGAAGACTGACCGCCTGTGCTACCTGTGGTATGGAAAG GGCTGCAGTGGTGATGAGCGGGTGATGGGGAAAGCAATATCTGATGCGCTCTCCAAGCAGGACAAGCAGGTGGTGATGGAGGGCCAGGAGCCAGCTGAATTCTGGGTAGCGCTGGGAGGAAAGGCCCCCTACGCCAGTGACAAGAG ACTGCAGAAGGAGGAGCCTCCCCACAGTGCCCGGCTGTTTGAATGCTCCAATCAGACAGGTCGGTTTCGAATGGCAGAGGTGGATGACTTTGCCCAGAGTGACCTGGACGAGGAGGATGTCATGCTCCTGGACACctgggaggag ATTTTCTTGTGGATTGGAAACGCAGCCAACCAATACGAGACCAAGGAGGCGTGCAACAGTGCACTGGGGTACCTCAGGACCCACCCAGCGGGCCGGGACCCTGACACACCCATCATCTCTGTCAAACAGGGATATGAGCCGCCCACCTTCACTGGCTGGTTCAACGCATGGGACCCACATAAGTGGAGT GACATGAACAACACAAATCTGAGTAAGAGTCCTGTTGGACTTGGACCAGGTGGAGGTGGTTACCGAGCCCCAGGGGGCCCTATGACCCCCCCTCCGGTCTATAAGCTGCACGGTGGGGACCGGTCCCCCAGGTCCCCCAGGCCCTCCAGTCCCTCTAGCCCAGCCAGCCAGAGAGCCCAGTCTTCTCTGTCTATGGCCCTGTCCCCCTCGTTCGGGGGCCCTCCGTCTCCCTCATCTGGAGGCACCGTGTCCCCCTCGTTCGGGGTCACTCGGTCTCCCTCACCTGGAGGCACCATGTCCCCCTCTGCTGGAGGCACCATGTCCCCCTCTGCTGGAGGCTCCCAGCTCTATCTGGACCCAGAGCTGCTCATCAACAAGGCTCCCAGTGAGCTGCCTCAGGGAGTGGACCCCAGCCAGAAAGAG GACTACCTGTCTGATGTGGATTTTGAGAACCTGCTTGGTACGAGCCGCCCAGATTACCAGCGCCTGCCAAAGTGGCGGCAGAATGACTTGAAGAAACAGGCAGGACTTTTCTGA
- the plcd1a gene encoding 1-phosphatidylinositol 4,5-bisphosphate phosphodiesterase delta-1a isoform X1 has product MSCLHKRPKRTKSQEQVFQEHVKKVAQENGKRLGLEGDADLQFLLVGGDLVKIRSNSWQKSRFYKLQEDCKTLWHESHKTFKSSQTFSIDDIDSVRKGRQSEGLHKYTEPSVEDRCFSIIFKGRKKILDLMAANGDEAKQWVNGLEKIISNMRNLSRQQKSEHWIFNCMRKADKNEDNKMTLKELKHFLRQINVEVDDTYAEELFNKCDKSHSSSLEGSEIKHFYDLLTHREEIDVIYGKYAQTSGQMSVRDLLNFLLNEQREQVTMEDALRLIEKYELDETAKQKKHMTKDGFLMYMHQEEGSILNPAHKEVYQDMSQPLNHYYISSSHNTYLMEDQLKGPSSIEAYIRALMKSCRCVELDCWDGANGEPVIYHGYTLTSKVLFKDVIKAIKEYAFKTSEYPVILSLENHCSVEQQKLMAQHMSSILGSALITQPLGDTMPTNFPSPEALKGRFLIKGKRLNKLDAAFNSNSTIEDDSVSEEDEAADSKENGQKAKAKKSKIKLAKELSNMVIYCKSVHFSGFEHAKDSQAFYEMSSFKESKALNLAETSATAYIHHNMDKLSRIYPAGSRTDSSNYNPMPMWNTGCQIVALNFQTPSKEMDLNQGRFLPNGKCGYVLKPQFQRDLASQFDPVTLSKGPWLKRKTFHVMVISAQQLPKLNKDKHKSIVDPLVRVEICGVPADTNSKETEYIDNNGFNPMWNETFQFDIHVPELVMVRFVVEDYDSTSQNDLVGQYCMPLTSLQNGYRHVPLLTKRGDVICSAGLFVHLMLLEAQ; this is encoded by the exons ATGTCTTGTTTGCATAAACGACCGAAAAGGACAAAATCCCAGGAACAGGTGTTTCAGGAgcatgtgaaaaaagttgcgCAGGAGAATGGAAAACGCCTAG GTTTGGAGGGCGATGCGGATCTACAGTTCCTGCTGGTGGGCGGGGACCTGGTCAAGATTCGCTCCAACTCCTGGCAGAAGAGCCGCTTCTACAAACTGCAGGAAGACTGCAAGACCTTGTGGCACGAGTCCCACAAGACGTTCAAGAGCAGCCAGACCT TCTCCATCGATGACATCGATTCAGTGCGCAAGGGCCGTCAGTCCGAGGGCCTTCATAAATACACAGAGCCCAGCGTCGAGGACCGGTGCTTCTCCATCATCTTTAAGGGCCGCAAGAAGATCCTCGACCTGATGGCAGCCAATGGTGACGAGGCAAAGCAGTGGGTCAACGGCCTGGAGAAGATCATCAGCAACATGCGCAACCTCAGCCGCCAGCAGAAGAGTGAGCA CTGGATCTTCAACTGCATGCGGAAAGCAGACAAGAATGAGGACAACAAGATGACTCTGAAGGAGCTGAAGCACTTCTTGCGACAGATCAACGTTGAGGTGGACGACACGTACGCAGAGGAGCTTTTCAAC AAATGTGACAAGTCCCACTCCAGCTCTCTGGAAGGCTCGGAGATCAAGCACTTCTACGACCTGCTGACGCACCGGGAGGAGATAGACGTCATCTATGGGAAGTACGCTCAAACGTCGGGTCAGATGAGCGTCAGGGACCTGCTGAACTTCCTGCTGAATGAGCAGAGGGAGCAGGTGACCATGGAGGACGCTCTCAGGCTGATCGAAAAGTACGAGCTGGATGAAACAG CTAAGCAGAAGAAGCACATGACCAAAGATGGCTTCCTGATGTACATGCACCAGGAGGAGGGTTCCATCCTCAACCCGGCCCATAAGGAGGTGTATCAGGACATGAGCCAGCCCCTCAACCACTACTACATCTCCTCCTCACACAACACTTACCTGATGGAAGACCAACTCAAAGGGCCCAGCAGCATCGAGGCCTATATACG AGCCTTGATGAAGAGCTGCCGCTGCGTGGAGCTGGACTGTTGGGACGGCGCTAATGGAGAGCCTGTTATCTACCACGGCTACACACTCACATCCAAAGTGCTCTTCAAAGACGTCATCAAGGCCATCAAAGAATATGCCTTCAAA aCCTCAGAGTACCCAGTCATCCTCTCCCTGGAGAACCACTGCAGCGTGGAGCAGCAGAAGCTGATGGCCCAGCACATGAGCTCCATCCTGGGCAGCGCTTTGATCACGCAGCCCCTGGGGGACACCATGCCCACCAACTTCCCCTCGCCTGAG gcgCTGAAGGGGCGATTCCTAATCAAGGGGAAACGGTTGAACAAACTGGATGCTGCCTTCAACAGCAACAGCACTATAGAGGATGACAGCGTGTCTGAGGAGGACGAGGCTGCAGATTCTAAGGAGAATGGACAGAAAGCCAAGGCTAAG AAATCGAAGATCAAGCTTGCCAAAGAACTCTCCAACATGGTCATCTACTGCAAGAGTGTCCATTTTAGTGGCTTTGAACATGCTAAGGACAGCCAGGCCTTCTACGAGATGTCCTCCTTTAAGGAGAGTAAAGCGCTCAACCTGGCTGAGACCTCAG CCACGGCCTACATCCACCACAACATGGACAAGCTCAGTAGGATTTACCCAGCCGGCTCCAGAACCGACTCCTCCAACTACAACCCCATGCCCATGTGGAACACCGGCTGCCAGATAG TGGCGCTGAACTTCCAGACCCCCTCCAAAGAGATGGACCTGAACCAGGGCCGGTTTCTGCCCAACGGCAAGTGTGGCTACGTTCTGAAACCGCAGTTCCAGAGAGACCTGGCCTCTCAGTTTGATCCCGTCACACTTTCCAAGGGGCCCTGGCTGAAGAGGAAGACCTTTCATGTGATG GTGATCTCAGCTCAGCAGTTACCTAAACTGAACAAGGACAAGCACAAATCCATCGTTGACCCCCTGGTTAGAGTGGAGATCTGTGGAGTTCCAGCAGACACTaacagcaaggagacagagtaCATTGACAACAATG GGTTCAACCCCATGTGGAATGAGACCTTCCAGTTTGACATCCACGTCCCGGAGCTGGTCATGGTGCGATTTGTGGTGGAGGACTATGACTCGACATCCCAGAATGATCTCGTAGGGCAGTACTGTATGCCGCTCACCAGCCTACAGAACG GATATCGCCACGTCCCCCTGCTCACCAAGAGAGGCGACGTTATCTGCTCCGCTGGACTGTTTGTGCACCTCATGCTCCTGGAAGCCCAGTAG